CCCGCCAGTATACCGACTGGTTTGGCATGGTGGGCTGGTCTGAAACTATCGATATCGGCGCGTGCTGGGATAAGCTGAACACTTACCCTGAATCGGCGCAGCCCTGCGATATGCTGATGATAATGCCGACCTGCCTTGCCACCGAGATTAACGGCAACAGTGGCTTGCTCAAAGGCATCGCGACTCCGGCGCAGTTTTACGACGCGCAATACGGTATGGAATGGCCGTTGGGTCACCATGTCCGCTGGGAGCGCCGGCATGTCAGCAGCCTGACCGTGCGCTTTGATTCCCCCTGGGCACCCCCGTCGGCCGAACTGATGGGCGAGCTGTCATCGGTGTTTGACTGTGAAATCCGCCACTGGTACAGCGAACCGTCAGGAAGCCTCAAAGGTTACGATTGCTATGACCAGGGTGAGCATGTGGACAGTGGCAACGGGCTGTCAGGACGGGAGAACCGGCCTGCGCTTTATCTGGTCAACGATGACAAACGGGCGGTGAACCTGCCCGTGCCGGCCATTGCCGTTGGGCAGTAACGCATTGCTTATTTAAACTATACCAACCGAATGGGGAAGCACGTTCCCCTTTCGGGACGCGTTTTCCTTTTTCTTTTTTTGTTCTTCAGGGAAAACAGGTGATGGCATCTCAACCCGATTATCAGAAAGACTTTATTTCTTTGTTTAACCAGACGGCACGTGACCACCGTCGTTATCAGGTTTTTCAGGATTTTTGCAATTGTGCAATGACCGCCATTCACAATAAATACCATTATTGTGAGGCGCTGGAGCAGTATTACCTGAAAACCATCAATAAGTACGAACGGGAGGATGTTGACCGGATTGTAGAACTCTTTTCCTGTACCGTGCTGGGACTGGCGCAGGAACCCGGTGATTTTCTGGGCAGTGTGTTTATGGCGCTTGATTTAGGTAATAAAGAACTTAATCAGTTTTTTACCCCCTGGTGCGTGGCCAGAATGATGGCGGAGATGCAGTTGCAGGATGTCTCTGCACGCTTGCAGGAGAAACCCTTTGTCACCCTGTACGAGCCGGCCTGTGGGGCGGGTTGTATGACGCTGGCCGCTGCCGACGTCTTGAGAGCGCAGGGGCATGATCCGTTATGCAGTCTGTGGGTATCAGCGATTGATATTGATCCGCTGGCCGCGGTGATGGCCTACATCCAGCTTGCCCTGACCGGCATTCCGGCCGCGGTCACCATTGGCAATGCCCTGCATGATGGCGGCAGTCAGCGAACCCGCTATACACCGGCACATTATCTGGGTAACTGGTCGAACCGTTTACGGGAGCATCAACAGCCACAGGCAGCCTGAATTTTTCTCAGTATTTATTCTATTGTTCTCATGCGCCTTTCGGGGCGCTTTCTTACTTTTGAGTAGTATTAATGCATTGATTTATAATTAGAATTAAAGTGACCCGGTAAATGAATCCATGGATGAATCGGGTCAGTTTAATTTTCATTTTCGCAAAAAGAGTTTCTCCTTGTTTCCGATTGGGATCCACCGACACTGAGCCCAATTTGAACCGAAAGAGGAAAGACCATGTTTGAACGTTTTAAATCGCATTTTGCCCGCCAGTCTGCCACACCGCAAAAATCCCCCGAGCAACAACCGGCCGCTATTCGTGACAGCCGGGGCTATTTCCGGCCGCAATCGGCTGACGAGTTACTGGCAACGCCCCTGCGCCGCCAGTGTCTTCAGCAATTATGGCAAAACAGTGCCTTGCCGGAAGGGCTGTATCAGCGTTTCTATCTTGCACCGGTGAAGCAATTACTGGGCAGTGTCCAGCAAGTACCCGCTACGTCGGAAGGTGACTGGTCAGGGGCAGGGGGATTTGCCGACCTGACGCTGCAATTTACCACCTGTGCCGTGCGGCTGGCGAAAGGGCATCTGTTACCACCGGGGGCGGCACCCGAAACGCAGGCGGCACAGAGCCTGTTGTGGCAGGCGGTGGTGTTCTGGGCGGCGTTGTTTTACCACCTGCCGTTATTGCGGCAGCTCGAAGGAGAACTGGAAGACGGGCATGTCTGGCAACCGGGCATGGGTATCCCCGATAAACCGTTTCGTTTCCGTTTTCGCGCACCGGAGAACATACCGTCGGTTCCGCAGGAAGTGTTGCTGGCTGCCTGTTTGTTACCAGAAAAAGCCATGATGTGGCTGGTGAGCGTACCGGCAGTCTGGCATTGTCTGATGCAGCATCTCAATGGGCGTCCCTCCACTGTTCCGCTGATAGATACCTTACTTCAGGATGCGGCCGGGCAGGTTCATTCCCCTTTGTGGGTGAAACCGACGGTTTCGCTGTCTCCGGTGACGGAGACGGCGTTCTCTGCCGACTGTAACTCTGTGCCGGAAACGGCATCTCCGCCTCCCGTCAGTGATATAACAAGCCCGCTGCCATCTCCCTCTGACGATACCCTGACATTATTATCCTTATTTCAGTCACCTGATGGGTCTTCGCCGCAAAATCAGGGAAAAAGTCACCCCCCTGCCTCGAAACTGACCAAATGGTCAAAACGGGAGAAAGAAAGTATTGCCCCTGACAGTCACCTGCATTCATCATTTAAAGATAAATAATTCAAACAGTTATTTTTATTTTATTGCCGCGAATTGTTTTTGGACAGGAAACGGCAGGATGAGCCGAGGAAAAAATAATATGTTGCACACAGCAGAACCCCTCAGTTGGGAAGCGCTATTAGAAGAGTACTTTTTTTCACATATCCTGCGACCGGATACCGAATGGAGTTATCGTAAGGTCACACGGGGTTTTATCCGGTTTATGGGGGAAGCGGTATCACCGGCGCAGATCACTCACCGGGATGTGTTGCGGTGGCGGCGCCATCTTCTGGTGGAAAAAAAGCAGTCGAGCCATACCTGGAACAATAAGGTAGCCCACCTGCGGGCGATTTTTAATTTCGGTATGGCGCAAAAATTGCTGCCCCACACCGACAACCCGTTTAACCACGCCGTGGTTAAAAAAGAGAAGAAAAAGAAGAAGATTTTGAGTCAGTCGCAGATAACCCGTATTAACCTGTTGATGGGGAAGTTTGCGGAAGAAGAAAGAACCGACGTGATGCCACGGGGAGGGCGGTGTGCGCTGTACCCAACCTGGTATTGGTCAACCGTGCTGGCGACATTGCGCTTTACGGGGATGCGCCAGAACCAGTTACTGCACCTGCGGCTGCGGGATATTAACCTGGAAAGCAATTATATTGAACTGGGGCTGGAAGGCAGTAAAAACCACAGCGAATGGGAGATACCGATTATTCCGCAACTCAAACCCTGGCTGGCACAACTCGTGGCAAGGGCGATGGCTGCCGGTGCTGAAGGCCACGATCCAATTTTCGATCTCAGCCGGTTAAGTGTGCCGCACCCCAGCCGGCTTTCCCGTTACCAATATGATATCAATCGGGAAAAACAACAGCTCCGTTCTTTCTTTCGTCGGCTGTCCAGGGAGTGTGATTTTGCCGTCTCGCCTCACCGTTTTCGCCATACCGTGGCCACGACGCTGATGAAAGCGCCGGATCGGAACCTGCCGTTGGTGAAAAGATTACTGGGGCATCGTAATGTCGCGACCACGATGGAGTACATTGATCTCGATATGGAAGTGACGGGGAAAACACTGGAGCGGGAGCTGGGATTGTACACCGATCGTTCTGATGAGCCTGCCGGTGAGAAGGAATAAAGCGGATTAAAAAAATCAGGGCAGATCGCAGGATGGATTAAGGAGGAGATAGCGTGAGCTGCCCTGCATCAACAGTGATGGGATGGAAAAAAGCGTTCATGCTGATCCGGTATCCCGTCGTGAAGTTTTCACCTGACTTGACATCAGAATCAATTACTGAAATCATTACCTTAAACAAGAAAAGGGCAACTGATAAAACAGCCACCCTGTCATCTTGTCTTAAATGTTCTTATCGACTAAACAGTACAAATTGAACTGATTAGGCTTTAACATTTAATTAACTATTGATTCTTTTTCGCGCTTTTGTCAGGAAATTTAATAACCTAGGACAAACCCGCATGGAAATTTGGTGCCCGGAGGCGGAATCGAAAAACATTGTAACTCGTTGAATATGCAAAGTCTATAACCTGACTTTCCTTTTATGCCCCTTTTAATGCCCCCAGATTTTTTTGCTTACCGTTTCTTTTTTATCTAACTGATTTTGCTTATTTATATCATTCATTGTGCGCTTTTTAATCATCTTAAAGCAAAAAAGCCGTGAGGGTTAAAAATGGTCAAATTGGGCTGCCATTTTACACTCAGGGCTTGATATAAAAAATGTTCATTTTTACGACATCGATCACAAATTGAAGCGGGTTATTCCTGTGGCTTAGAGCGGGCTTTCCTTTCTAATAATTCACCAGTATAAGAATCGAAATAACGGCTTGGCCAGATTTCTGAGGGATGGATACCGAGATAATTTGCGATAATCCACTCGCCTTTAGGCCACTGCCTGCTGAGTGCATTTGCTAATGTTGATGAACTGAGTCCCGCTTCACGAGAGACCGCCGCTAAGGTTGTACCGCGCTTACGTAATGCAGCAATAATATCGGCCTGATGCCAATCATTCCTAACGTTATTATTCATTCCTGCTACCCCTTTCCATTAATTAATATTGATGGTGGCGATTCAGACAGGGTTAGCAGACCGGCGCTTACTCCGGCGAGACGTGAGTCTCCCCCACCTGAATCGCCATAGAAAAGGCGAATGCAGGCACACTGGTAAAACATCTTACCAGTGTATAAGCGCACAAGGCTGCTAAACCTTGACCATTAGATTGTGCTAATGGCGGGAATACTTTAACTGATTGTTTTATCTAACTCAATAACTGAACGGCTAAGTTTAACAGCTATAAACCCGCTCTACATAACGCCCGCGACCATCACCGTGCCCTAAATCCATTGATACCAGTGCTCTTGCTTCCTGACGGCTAAACCCCTTTTGTTGGTAAAAATTAAGCGCATCCTGCGCCCACGCATAGCGCAGACTATGAGGAGAATAGCGGCCTGTTAAACCAATCTTTGTGGTATGCGTCCGCCAGTAATTCATGGCTTGTTTGAGATCCGGTTTATCAATCAACCTGCCGCCACGTTGTTCTGCAATAACAATCGCCTGTTCAACAGCCTCTTTCACCGCTGCGATATCCAGTACGCGGGTTTGCCTTGGCCGGCCGCCTTTTGTACCGAAGACAACATGCAGTTTCGGTTCTGATTGCTCTAACTGTTTACGCCAGCTTTTCAATGAAGCACTGCATTGCACCGCTTCCTGAGAACGTAATCCCAGCAATCGGGCGAGTTTCAGTGTGACGGCAAATCCAACATCACGTTCTAGTGCCTTCTGATAAACAACCTGAAACGTGGCATCAGGGATCGCTTGTTTTGTTCCGGCGCGGCTGGTGCCGCTTAATCCCAATGCCTGATTGCTTAAACGCGGCGAGGTTTCCAGCTTCTCCCGACCTGCCATGCGAAAGATATTACGCAGTGCAGCCATTTCATTTTGCACCGTTCGCTTGGCAATCCCCTGAGACAAACGGGCATCAACATACTGTTCCACATGCTTGGCTTTCAAATTCTTAAGGCTTTTCACCTGAATATTCAGGCTCAATAACAACGCGCCCAAACGTTCGGCGATCTGAATGCGATCATGGCAGGTCTTATGGCTGCCGCCGCCTTGCCGGGCAAAAAATTTTAATTCCTTAATCAATCGACTCATTAGCTTCTCCCGCGACCTATACCTGACAACATGCAATCTCTGGCGCGCGACCATTCTGGCAAAACAGAAAAACCTGCTTTGCCCTTGATCGATATCTGTGCGCCAGAGTGAACGCAAGTTGAGGTATTGCGGGGTATCGGTTGAGTACACGGTACTGCCGCCTGTATGAACAGGTCATCCCCACCGGCGAAAAGCCAGCCTCGATATCGTCAAGTTCTCCTTTTTCAATCTAAAAATGCAGTGTCAGATTCACTGAGTGGTGAAGCAGGCGTGAGCCTGTCAGAGTTGTGTTGCCCTTTAGTTGCGGCGTCACTTTCAGCGGTAACCCGCAAAAAGTGACGCCTTGAGTTTTCAAACAATCAGTAAAGACTATGCAAGTGTTGAAATACCAACGGGTACAGCAAAACGCCGCCAGATTCAATGTCAAACGGTAGTCATGCGTTAATGGTTTAGCGGTAGAACAATTGTCTGTTGAATAATTCAGACAGGGCTAGATAAAAGTATGAACGGATGCGCAAAAGCCATCCAGTTGTTCATTGAAGATAAACAGGATTTATGTTGATTTGAAAAGTCAGTGTATGAACCCACGTTCAACACCCTTCGGCGACAAGATAACAACACCTTTTGGGCGTATTTTTAGTTTAAGAAACCTTCATTATCAGACAAGGGGTTTATGTCTGACAATATCTGCTTCCAAAGGTGGGCAGATGTACCGCAATGCTTGCTCTCCCTTGCAGGCTACGGGAGTTTTCATTCGCCACCCGAAGGCGATCCTGACAGGCGAGGGATCATTTTTGTAGAGAAAGATATTAACGGTCAGACAGGCGAGAGTCAAACCGTTAAGGATTCCTGCCAGCCTGATTTTTGCCTGAATTACCGTGCATATGCCGATGATCCCCCTATATTCTGCCAGCACCAGCCAAAAACTGGATTTAATTCGTTAATTAATTTGATTGATTAATGTGTAGAATAAATGTGCTTTTCTGTTCAGCTATGCATTTTATCTCGCTGAGATTCAGCATGATACTGAAGCCTAATTGATAAAACACAAGTTAAATTCAATGAAAAACAACAAAGAATCGCTTTATCTAAAAGAGCGCGCTTACCTGAGAGAGCTGGCTGAGCACATCGCGAAAGAGTCACCGCATCTGGCTGAGTTTCTGGTTTCCTCTCATGACCCTGATATTGCCCGTGTTTTCGAAGCCTTTGCGTTTTTGATTGCCAATCTGCGGGACAAGCTGGAAGATAATTTTCCCGAAATTGTTCACGGCATTCTCTCCCGTATCTGGCCGTTAGCCCTGTCTCCTATTCCACCGACGACGATAGTACAATTTACGCCCACAGATGATGAACATCAGGGCACTGCCGAGATCCCGATCAGTACATCGGTGTCTGCCAGCCTTAACGGGCAGTTGATCAACTTTAAAACCTGCCGTCCTTTACATATTGAACCGTTGATTGTCCAGGAGCGCGCAGTCAGGAAAACCGGCACTCACAGTGAAATTATTCTGACCCTGTGCCAGACCGGCACGGCATCCCCGGTCTGGCAAAGTGGCGCATTAACTTTTTTCCTTGGCACTGACACCGAAAAGGCCGCCCAGCTCAGTCTGTGGCTGGATCAACATATTTGTGAGGTCAGCCTGAACACGCAGGGCAAGCAGCGAAAGCTGCGCGGTTTTCCTTATGGCTGGCATGATCTGCTTGATAGTCCGGTACTGCCTGTGCCCAAAAATACGTATTCCGGTCTGCAACCGTTGGTGGAATATTATGCACTATCCCAACTGTATAACTTTGTCACGCTGGATATCAGCAGCAGTTGCGCAAAAGTCCCGCTGAATGACGATGGCACGTTTGAGCTGATTTTGCGTTTCGGGGGCGAATTGCCACTGGAGGATGTCGAGGGGGCATTTTTGTTGGGTTGTGTGCCGGCGATCCATCTGGAAAACCAGGCCAGCCCGCCTGTCCGGTTGGAAGCCGGTAATCACCGCTATCCGCTGCCATTGGGGGGATCGGTGTGCTTGTACCGGCTGCGGGAGGTTCAGGTGGTGGTACAGCCCGAAGACAGGGAGCAGCGTGGCACGCCTTATCACTGGCTGCCGATTGAGCAGTTTGTTCCCGCAGGGCGTTTTTTCGATGATGATGCACAGCCCGACACGTTTTACTACCAGCTCCAGACCGAGCAGGATTTTCTGGGCAGGATCCAACATCGGCTGTGTTTTTTTGATTTGACCGGTAAACCGGCAAACAACTTACCTGCCATTGAGGTTTCGTGTTATTTCACTGGCTACCATGAACAGGCGCTGGGATTAACGCAAGATACTATTACCGTGACGCAAGAAAATTCGCCGTCTCATCTCAGCGTCCACAATATCACGCCGGTCACCACTGATTATCCGCCATTGTTACAGGAAAATAACGGCTGGCCGCTGCTTTCCTGTCTTTCCAGCCCACCGATGATGCTGTTTGCCACCGACAGCCTGAAACAGTTTCTCCGGTTGTTTGACCCGTATGCTGACACGCATCGCCCCTTGAGCCGTCAGTTCCAGCAACACATTGACGGCATTGTACAGGTGGAAGAGCGTCTGACTGACCGGATGCGGCGGGGGCGCCCCATTCGCGGGCATTTACTCTCACTGACGCTGAACCCTGATTGTTATCGTAATCAGGGAGAAATGTATCGCTTCTGCCGGTTAATCAATCAGGCACTGGCTTGTTTTATCACCCAATCTTCGTTTGTCATGCTGGAGATTTTCACCCCTGACAGTCACAAGGGGCTATGGCAGTTCTGGCATGTCGATGGGTTACGCCCGGCCATGTAACCGATTAAGGAACGCATGACGTCAACCATAAGGAAAACATTAACATGAAAAGTGGATTACGCTTTGTCTGCCACATCGCCGGTGTGCCGGAAGACACTTTTGCTGTGGGGGAGTTTTCCCTGCAAGAGGGATTATCCGAACTCTTTACCCTGAACATGACACTGGTCAGAACGGGCAACCCGAATCCGTTTAAACCACAGGCAGAGATTGATTTGGCCTCGCTGCTGATGCAGGAAGCGGTACTGCAAATCTTTCACGGGGCAACCGAGCAGCGCAAAATCACCGGCATCACCTCCCATGCGGACTGGGTGGGCACCGATGGTAATAAGACAATCTATTCCGTCACCGTCCGCCCTGCCTGCTGGCGGCTGACGCTCAATCAGGACAGCCGAATTTATCATCAGCAAAATGTGCCGGCCATTTTAAACAGCCTGCTGAAAAAACATCGGGTGAAAGCCGATTCGAAGCTCTACGATGTGCATCAGGAGCGGGAATATGTGACCCAGAAACGGGAATCCGATTATGCATTTTTCAGCCGGTTAGCCGCGGAAGAAGGTATCAGTTTCTGGTTTGAGGATGATACGCTGTTTTTCAGTGACAGCCATCTGGGTATGACCGCTGGCTTACCGCTGCAATACCAGCCCCAGCCGGAAACCGCGCATGGGGTAGATACGATTTATCAGGTACGGTTAGGCGTCGGCATGAGTCCGCAGCGCAGCCTGCACAAAGATTTCAACCCCGAAAACCCGCGCTATCACCTCTCCCATATGCACAGCAGCGAAGGTTTCCGCGATTTTGGTAGCCAGACCCCCTATACCGTGTTTGAAAGTTACGGGCGTTTTCAGAAAGATGCCGCCGCCATCCCATTTTTAAAATACCGGCAGGAAGCGCTGGACAACCAGAAACAGACCGGCAGCGGTAGCAGTAACTGCATCAAACTGATGCCGGGCAAAATTTTCGAGATAAAAAATCATCCCCATAAACTGCTTAATGTTCGCTGGCAGGTGGTCGGTATCAGCCATCACGGTCGCTGCCCGCAGGCATTGGGAAATGATGCCGGTGAAGGCACCACGCTTTCCAACCAGTTCAGTTTTATTTCCGGTCTGGATGATTATCGTCCGCCTTTCCACTACAAGCCTCTGGCAGATGGCGATGAAACTGCCATCGTGGTCGGTCCGGAAGGTGAGGAAATCTTCGTTAATAAAGACGGGGCGATTAAAGTCCATTTTCACTGGAACCGCTATGACCCACCGGATGATGGTGCCTCGTGCTGGGTGCGCGTAGCTCAGGGCTGGAATGGTAACGGCTTTGGTTTTATGGCGATACCCCGTATCGGGCAGGAAGTGATTATCTCTTACCTGAACGGCGATATCGACCGCCCCATCGTCACCGGCTGTGTCTATAACGGCCTGAACCGCCCACCACTGGATTTGCCGGCTCAAAAAACTCGTACCACGTTTAAAACCAAAACCCACAAAGGCAAAGGCTTTAACGAACTGCGCTTTGAGGATGCGAAAGACAGCGAAGAAATCTATCTCCACGGCCAGAAAGATCTGACTGCCCATATCGAAAACGATTCCTACTGGCATATCAAACATGACCAGAAGAGCCGCATCGATAACAACCGTTACCACGATATCCGCGCCGATGACCATCATCAGGTCGCCGGTTCGCGCAAAATCACCACCGAAGGGGATGTCTCCCACCGGATTGCCGGCAGCCAGCATATCCAGACCGGCGACGCGACTGTGATTGACAGCGGACAGGAAATCCACCTGAAAAGTGGCGGCAAGGTCGTACTGGAAGCGGCAGCCGAAATCACGCTGAAAGTGGGTGGCAGTTTTCTCAAAGTCACACCGGGCGGCATTCTCTGCTCACCGATTAATGTTGGACAAGGTTCAGGCGGCAGCGGGCGCGGGGTTTCACTGCAATTACCGGAGGGGGTGGAGCCATTGCCGATGGTGGAATTTCCGGTCAAAAAATATTGTGCATTGCAGGCTCAGGAGAATGCAGCCTGGGTGATTAAATCCCCGCAGGGAGGTCAGTCATGACTGATTCTACCCAAAAAACAAGCTGGGCAACCTGGCTGGGCGGATCTGACAAATCGCCAGTTTACCTGATGATCAACCCGCTTTCGGTGCCTAATCCTGTCAACACGCTCTATGTGAACAACTGGGTTGAACAGGCTTTCCCCCTGTATAGCGGTACATCGCTTGCTCACCTGATGGAGCAGGGACCGTGGCTTATTCAGCCGAAAATGGACTGTCTGTCCACGTTTGCTCGTCTGCTCGACCACCGCGCGTTCAGTGACGGCAGTTGGGGCTGGGCATACCGTAGCGATACGGGCTGGCAGGCACAACTGGATCACTGGCAACGTCACCAGCTCGTGACCCTGCGGGATGAACAGGTCGTCTTCCGGCTCATGGATACGCGTATTCTGCGGGTATTGATGCCCGCGATGCAGCCGACAGACTGGACATCTCTGCTTAACCCGGTCACTGAGCTGATGGTGGATATGCCTGAACCGACGGTTTTTCTTCGACCGACACAATGCCCGTTCAGCCAGATTGAACGCCCTTTTGTACTGGAGCCGCACCTGATTGCCGCGTGGGAACAGTCCGATTTTGCACTGGAAGGACTCGCAAAAACGCTGATGTATGAACTGTGGGAAGCACAGGGCGAACTGGCACTGAAGCGGGATACTCCCGAAGGTACTTTGATCCGTGACCTTGAAAAATGGCTGCGTCAGCACCGCCAACAGGGTTCACGTTTACAGGCGCTGACCCTCCATGACTTTCTGGCAGGAAGCGAGATTGATGCACAACGTACTTAATCAATAAAGGATTTAACCGAATGAGTGACACAGGAAGATTAGATTGTGTTCCCTGCAATACATTCAAACACTGGCTGGAATTTCAGTTATTGGATAGTCAGGGCAAGCCATTAATCGGTATTCCCTATCACCTGAAAAGCCGGGATGGGGTGATCAAGGCCAATGGCGTGACGAATGGTCAGGGGGTTCTGCGGGAAGAAAATTTATCGCCGTTGCCCATGACCCTGCATGTGAATGCGCAGAAACTGGCCGACCAATTGGTTGAAAAACATTCTGTTGCAGCGGTGAAAAATGAAAAAGCATCGGGTTCCTCCCCCGCGATTATGCCGGGCGAACTCAGTGATGGACTGCCGAAGATCGAAGGCTGGACAGAAGAAGCCCTGCAAACAAAATATTACACTGACCGCGAATATCCGGGCATCACGGTGATACCCGAACATAACCGCCGGCATGTGATAGCCGTCGAACGTATTGTGAAACCAGTATTTGCAAAATCCTGCCTGCAACCTTTGGGTTGCACCGATGCGGGTACAGAAACCGAGCCCGCAGCCAATTTTGGTCAATTGCAGGTTTACCTGCCAGCACCCACATCGCAGGCACCCGCAACGGCTTCTGCGGCGCAGGATAAAAACACGCCGCCATGGTATATGGTGCCGATAGGATGGCTGCTTGATCAAGTGGTGCCACCGGCACAAGCCCATCCGCTGGTGTTTCAGGCAATGGAAACGCAGATGGCATTGGGTGCGGCAGTGGGTACGGCGAGTAATAACGATGGATCATGGGAAACCGAAAGCGCTCCGCCACTGATTTCTGAGAAAGAGAAGCTGTTCATGGCCGCCATTGTCTCTTCCACACCGACGGACCGGGCACAGTTAGCCTGGGGGGCTCTGAAACGGGCATTTGGCGCTGACAGTGACACGGCTCAACACCAGCTCGAAAGACTGAAACAACTGGCTGATCAAAAAGGCCGTGCAGAGACCCGTGTTCGCTATCGTTTTGTGGAGGATGAGAAGAGCGGAAAAGTGAAGGTGGTTGGTTACCATACCCGCGAAGGAAGTGGTATGGATACGGTTAAAGTGCGTCACGTGAAGCAAACCGCACCGGGAACATACGAATTTCGGGAGGATGGCGCGGATTCGCCTATACTGGTCTGGTACACTAACGCGTCGTCAATGTATAAGGCATTATCACCGCAGGAATTACCTCAATATTTTAACCAGCGTGGTACGCCAATCAATGTCAACACTGTGCCGCTTGATGATCCGAGCATGACCGGTCAAACACCCGGCCTGGAAATCCCAGAGCAGCCAACGTGGCGGGACGGTGTGATGGGTAACCCGCAGCAAGATCCGAATGAAATGGCGGGGAACAAAACAGAAACGCCAATATCGGATGGAACAGACCGCGGGCCAACGAAGACGACTACACCGGTACAGGAGAGTGATTTCCGAGATTATATTCTGATTTTCCCGATTGAGGGCGTGCCGGCGGTTTATGTTTATTTGAGTAAAATTGAAGAGCTTGATTCAGATAAGTATACTCGTCGCCAATTAGATCGAAAGTTCAAACATGCAAAAGATTTTGGTATTGACAGTACAAGAAAAAATAAAGAAACATTAACTCAGTTTAGGGATGCCATTGAAGAACATTTGAACGATGCTGAAACTTTCGAAAAAGGAACA
The sequence above is drawn from the Xenorhabdus ishibashii genome and encodes:
- a CDS encoding type VI secretion system Vgr family protein, which translates into the protein MKSGLRFVCHIAGVPEDTFAVGEFSLQEGLSELFTLNMTLVRTGNPNPFKPQAEIDLASLLMQEAVLQIFHGATEQRKITGITSHADWVGTDGNKTIYSVTVRPACWRLTLNQDSRIYHQQNVPAILNSLLKKHRVKADSKLYDVHQEREYVTQKRESDYAFFSRLAAEEGISFWFEDDTLFFSDSHLGMTAGLPLQYQPQPETAHGVDTIYQVRLGVGMSPQRSLHKDFNPENPRYHLSHMHSSEGFRDFGSQTPYTVFESYGRFQKDAAAIPFLKYRQEALDNQKQTGSGSSNCIKLMPGKIFEIKNHPHKLLNVRWQVVGISHHGRCPQALGNDAGEGTTLSNQFSFISGLDDYRPPFHYKPLADGDETAIVVGPEGEEIFVNKDGAIKVHFHWNRYDPPDDGASCWVRVAQGWNGNGFGFMAIPRIGQEVIISYLNGDIDRPIVTGCVYNGLNRPPLDLPAQKTRTTFKTKTHKGKGFNELRFEDAKDSEEIYLHGQKDLTAHIENDSYWHIKHDQKSRIDNNRYHDIRADDHHQVAGSRKITTEGDVSHRIAGSQHIQTGDATVIDSGQEIHLKSGGKVVLEAAAEITLKVGGSFLKVTPGGILCSPINVGQGSGGSGRGVSLQLPEGVEPLPMVEFPVKKYCALQAQENAAWVIKSPQGGQS
- a CDS encoding DUF4123 domain-containing protein, whose protein sequence is MINPLSVPNPVNTLYVNNWVEQAFPLYSGTSLAHLMEQGPWLIQPKMDCLSTFARLLDHRAFSDGSWGWAYRSDTGWQAQLDHWQRHQLVTLRDEQVVFRLMDTRILRVLMPAMQPTDWTSLLNPVTELMVDMPEPTVFLRPTQCPFSQIERPFVLEPHLIAAWEQSDFALEGLAKTLMYELWEAQGELALKRDTPEGTLIRDLEKWLRQHRQQGSRLQALTLHDFLAGSEIDAQRT
- a CDS encoding S-type pyocin domain-containing protein, which codes for MSDTGRLDCVPCNTFKHWLEFQLLDSQGKPLIGIPYHLKSRDGVIKANGVTNGQGVLREENLSPLPMTLHVNAQKLADQLVEKHSVAAVKNEKASGSSPAIMPGELSDGLPKIEGWTEEALQTKYYTDREYPGITVIPEHNRRHVIAVERIVKPVFAKSCLQPLGCTDAGTETEPAANFGQLQVYLPAPTSQAPATASAAQDKNTPPWYMVPIGWLLDQVVPPAQAHPLVFQAMETQMALGAAVGTASNNDGSWETESAPPLISEKEKLFMAAIVSSTPTDRAQLAWGALKRAFGADSDTAQHQLERLKQLADQKGRAETRVRYRFVEDEKSGKVKVVGYHTREGSGMDTVKVRHVKQTAPGTYEFREDGADSPILVWYTNASSMYKALSPQELPQYFNQRGTPINVNTVPLDDPSMTGQTPGLEIPEQPTWRDGVMGNPQQDPNEMAGNKTETPISDGTDRGPTKTTTPVQESDFRDYILIFPIEGVPAVYVYLSKIEELDSDKYTRRQLDRKFKHAKDFGIDSTRKNKETLTQFRDAIEEHLNDAETFEKGTYLLENGSKVFFNTKTNNVVVIGNDGMFLSCWKLSPGTAQYENYIEKDTLR